Proteins co-encoded in one Malus sylvestris chromosome 7, drMalSylv7.2, whole genome shotgun sequence genomic window:
- the LOC126629605 gene encoding BAG family molecular chaperone regulator 1-like yields the protein MMRMKTKTTGVSLAELNGRSGGGGADSGQGEWELRPGGMLVQKRNPDSDRNSVPPPTIRVRVKYGSIYHEISISAQSSFGDLKKMLVGPTGLHHQDQKLIFKDKERDSKAFLDMSGVKDRSKMVLVEDPISQEKRYLEMRRNAKMEKASKSISEISLEVDRLAGQVSALESIISKGKKVAEQDVLVLIDQLMNQLLKLDGIMGDGDVKLQRKMQVKRVQKYVETLDVLKVKNSLPSSNGSQIPKQVQQRHSNGHSNGNGHRLAPIQEHQPRRSVGYSPTHNQQLQQQEQPSGQSASGPVVVTTQWETFDSAPALIPASSTSKAANQSPYPRFNWESFE from the exons ATGATGAGGATGAAGACGAAGACTACAGGGGTGTCACTGGCCGAGTTGAATGGAAGGTCAGGCGGCGGCGGAGCTGACTCGGGGCAGGGAGAGTGGGAGCTCAGACCGGGAGGAATGCTGGTTCAGAAACGGAATCCGGACTCTGATCGGAACTCGGTGCCTCCACCGACAATTCGGGTTCGGGTCAAATATGGGTCAATTTACCATGAAATCAGCATCAGCGCTCAATCTTCTTTTG GGGATTTGAAGAAAATGTTGGTTGGACCGACTGGTTTGCACCATCAAGATCAGAAATTGATATTCAAAGACAAGGAGAGGGACTCGAAGGCTTTTCTCGACATGTCTGGGGTGAAGGACCGGTCGAAGATGGTGTTAGTTGAGGACCCTATTAGCCAAGAAAAGCGATACCTTGAGATGCGACGCAATGCCAAGATGGAAAAGGCTTCGAAGTCCATCTCCGAAATCAGCTTGGAAGTAGACAGGCTTGCTGGCCAG GTGTCGGCTCTTGAATCAATTATCAGTAAAGGTAAAAAAGTTGCAGAGCAAGATGTGCTTGTTCTGATTGATCAGTTGATGAACCAGTTGCTTAAATTAGACGGAATCATGGGAGACGGAGATGTGAAACTACAGAGGAAAATGCAG GTAAAACGCGTGCAGAAGTATGTCGAAACTCTAGATGTATTGAAAGTTAAAAACTCCTTGCCTAGCAGCAACGGAAGTCAGATTCCAAAGCAAGTTCAGCAGAGGCATTCAAATGGTCATTCCAATGGGAATGGACATAGACTAGCACCGATTCAAGAGCATCAACCAAGGCGTTCAGTTGGCTATTCACCTACGCATAATCAGCAACTGCAACAGCAAGAACAACCGTCAGGGCAGTCGGCATCAGGGCCGGTAGTTGTGACCACACAGTGGGAGACATTCGATTCTGCCCCGGCATTGATCCCAGCCTCTTCGACATCCAAGGCCGCCAATCAATCTCCCTACCCTAGGTTTAATTGGGAATCGTTTGAGTAA